A window of Infirmifilum lucidum contains these coding sequences:
- a CDS encoding monomethylamine:corrinoid methyltransferase: MLTPLDVEGRARLGEYVEQRKFDLEIVTRRVAELEREYGVVFDPECPVPSDPGLGKSVFEAGFVLALEAGLYVVDESRVAKFSEEELKEALQCAPRELVLGRGMDSRVLRVRLPGDTQKPFVFGGLAGTPVPEEYFYITALSYARQPLVDALDHGSMQEVSGVRVRAGAPSEAVAGTRELLYLRRALRDAGRPGMHLLAGESSVSSLGSLAAISTGLLQEGDAHLLPILNELKTDYSQLAKAHVGLERGVLGAALVDPIVGGFARGPAGSAIVSVAEAVLSLVAYRAGYILVHPTHIVKKATSTAECMWVQVAVGLSNTHMRLPLVADIWPAFGLGTTEYLYEIAANTIAATAAGMHLLGPVPANGSAPNGGGLEAEFMAEVGRASAGLSPSSACEIVVELYKKYGEKLRSPDYGRPFWELYDPRTAKPHPSWVEAVHSALRELSELGLRL; this comes from the coding sequence GTGCTCACGCCCCTAGACGTCGAGGGCAGGGCTAGGCTCGGGGAATACGTGGAGCAGAGGAAGTTCGACCTCGAGATAGTCACCAGGAGGGTGGCGGAGCTCGAGAGGGAGTACGGCGTTGTATTTGACCCGGAGTGCCCTGTCCCCAGTGATCCGGGCCTGGGCAAGTCTGTGTTCGAGGCTGGGTTCGTCCTCGCGCTCGAGGCTGGGCTGTACGTTGTCGATGAAAGCAGAGTGGCAAAGTTCTCGGAAGAGGAGCTAAAGGAGGCCTTGCAGTGCGCGCCGCGCGAGCTCGTCCTCGGGAGAGGGATGGACTCCCGCGTACTTAGGGTTAGGTTGCCGGGGGACACGCAGAAACCCTTCGTGTTCGGCGGCCTCGCCGGGACGCCTGTCCCGGAGGAGTACTTCTACATTACGGCTCTCTCCTACGCTAGACAGCCACTCGTAGACGCACTTGACCACGGCAGTATGCAGGAGGTTTCAGGCGTGAGAGTTAGAGCAGGCGCTCCCAGTGAGGCAGTAGCTGGCACCAGAGAGTTGCTCTATCTGCGTAGAGCCTTAAGGGACGCGGGTAGGCCGGGGATGCACCTACTGGCGGGGGAGAGTAGTGTCTCGTCTCTGGGTAGCCTAGCAGCGATCTCTACGGGTCTACTACAGGAAGGTGACGCCCACCTCCTCCCGATACTCAACGAGCTGAAGACAGACTACTCCCAGCTGGCTAAGGCGCACGTAGGCCTCGAGAGGGGTGTGCTCGGCGCCGCTCTAGTCGACCCAATTGTCGGCGGTTTCGCGAGGGGGCCTGCTGGCTCTGCAATAGTGTCAGTCGCAGAGGCTGTCCTCTCCCTAGTCGCGTACAGGGCCGGCTACATACTCGTCCACCCAACGCACATAGTGAAGAAGGCCACCTCGACAGCCGAGTGCATGTGGGTTCAGGTCGCCGTGGGCCTCTCGAACACGCACATGAGGCTGCCCCTAGTTGCAGACATCTGGCCCGCCTTCGGCCTCGGCACAACCGAATACCTCTACGAGATAGCCGCCAATACTATAGCTGCGACCGCCGCGGGCATGCACCTCCTGGGTCCGGTTCCGGCTAACGGCTCAGCGCCCAACGGAGGCGGGCTAGAGGCAGAGTTCATGGCCGAGGTGGGGAGGGCGTCTGCAGGGCTGAGCCCGAGCTCGGCGTGCGAGATCGTAGTCGAGCTGTACAAGAAGTACGGGGAGAAGTTGCGTAGCCCCGACTACGGGAGGCCGTTCTGGGAGCTCTACGATCCCAGAACCGCTAAGCCCCACCCGAGCTGGGTTGAGGCAGTGCACTCCGCCTTGAGAGAGCTCTCAGAGCTCGGGCTGAGGCTGTAG
- a CDS encoding YbjQ family protein, with protein MIVTTTPSVPGYRVKRVIGVVTGMSIRTRGLLGRVAAGLEALVGGASSAYLSELKKAREEALNDLISSARALGANAVVGLDFETSEVLEGFIVVTATGTAVEVEPEQ; from the coding sequence ATGATTGTCACCACGACTCCAAGCGTCCCGGGCTATAGAGTCAAGAGAGTGATAGGAGTCGTCACGGGGATGAGCATAAGGACGAGGGGCCTCCTCGGCAGAGTCGCAGCAGGTCTCGAGGCCCTAGTCGGGGGAGCGTCAAGCGCGTACTTGTCAGAGCTGAAGAAGGCCAGGGAAGAGGCCTTGAACGACTTGATCAGCTCTGCGAGGGCTCTCGGCGCAAACGCTGTTGTAGGCCTGGACTTCGAGACCTCCGAGGTACTGGAGGGGTTCATAGTAGTCACGGCGACAGGCACGGCAGTGGAGGTCGAGCCCGAGCAGTGA
- a CDS encoding CPBP family intramembrane glutamic endopeptidase, which translates to MGRRFTRLDALLVALPWLLFAVPFQLARPRLVEAMSAVSILLALGVLATGRASISLKGIRWVPYSLGSAVALYLVFLAGGVFARTTGMWWQVEAVYSSVRPGALQLAGVFFLGLAEEVYWRGYVQGYVVKRVLGKGWWLSTVPYSLVHFVSGMPLLILAAIPVGLIFGLVAERAGVVASGLGHSLWLYLVLYVLPVTVVLS; encoded by the coding sequence GTGGGAAGGAGGTTCACCAGGCTTGATGCACTACTTGTGGCTCTGCCGTGGTTGCTCTTCGCGGTGCCCTTCCAGCTCGCGAGGCCTAGGCTCGTAGAGGCGATGTCCGCAGTCTCAATCCTGCTGGCTCTAGGCGTCCTGGCAACTGGGAGGGCTAGCATTAGCCTGAAGGGGATCCGGTGGGTGCCCTACTCGCTGGGGAGCGCTGTTGCCCTGTACCTGGTATTCCTCGCTGGTGGAGTCTTCGCGAGGACTACGGGGATGTGGTGGCAGGTTGAGGCCGTGTACAGCTCTGTGAGGCCTGGGGCGCTGCAGCTAGCCGGTGTGTTTTTCCTCGGGCTGGCAGAGGAGGTGTACTGGAGGGGCTACGTCCAGGGTTACGTCGTGAAGAGAGTTCTGGGGAAGGGCTGGTGGCTCTCTACAGTACCGTACTCTCTAGTGCACTTTGTCTCGGGGATGCCGCTACTAATCCTGGCGGCCATACCCGTCGGCCTCATCTTCGGCCTCGTGGCCGAGAGAGCAGGAGTAGTCGCCTCCGGCCTAGGCCACTCACTGTGGCTGTACCTTGTCCTCTACGTCCTCCCAGTAACCGTGGTACTGAGCTAG